The following is a genomic window from Dehalogenimonas sp. 4OHTPN.
CTTGCCGCTTGATGACACAAACGTCGTTATCGATTTGGGTTACAAGCAGATCAGAACAATCGACGAGTTGATGGGCATCTTCTGGGCTAACAACGCCAAGAACGCAGATGGTTCTAAACGCGACAAGCTTGGACAGGCACGTGAAACCGCCGCTCAACAGGCGCTGGCAGCCATTCTTAACAGCGTCATGCCGGGTGGTAAGCCGCTGCCTGCCGGGTACAGCTTGACTGACATCAAGAACGTCCTCGGTGGTACAAACCAAAATGCCATCAAGGCTCTTGGTTCAGCTCTTGATGCCTTCAACAACAGCGGTGATAATGTCGCCCTGCCTCCGGGCACAGTCACCGGCAAAGCTGATCCCAACGGTGCCAGAGATATCGCGGACATTGGGTTCGCTGACACCTGATAAGTACTCCATCGTGGAAAAAGGGAGGGGCTTCGGCCCCTCCCTTTCTTTTACCAAAAATATCGCCCCAAAAACGACAAAACTCGCTTGACGGCCATAGGGAACACGTGTGCTATAATATCCGCCTATGAACTTCACACACGTATTTGCTGGACAAATGCCGCCCCGGCTTTATGCGGCAGAGAATCGTTCCTTTCGTTTTCGCGATGAGGGTGTGAAGAAAAATCAGGCGGCGCGCCGTGGAAAGAGCCTCTGGAGGTGCTGCACCGCCTTGTCAGCCGCCTGCTGGACGTCAGCGGACAGCTCAAAGCTCCACTCCATGAGCATCGGGCGGGTCACCAGGAACTCCACCTTCGGCTTTAACCCGATCACCCCCGCGATCTGCAGCAGCTCGACGACTCCCACCTGGTGGAAAGACAGCTTCGACGCCTCCGCCGACTTGAAGTCCTCATCGAGCTCAAACCACCCGATCTCGCCCGCCGGCATGTCGGCATCCATCACATCGACGATCACCAGCCGCTCGACACCCGGCAATAAACCAAGAAGGTCGAACCCGGCGACTCCGCCGGCCTCGACCTTCACATTATCCGAAACCCCGATTTCCTTGATCCGCCTGGCGACGTGTATGCCGAAGCCTTCGTCGCCCAGCGCCACGTTCCCCACGCCGAGGATCAGCGTCGCGGCGGTTTCCTCCATGCTACTGGAGGTTGATGACCTTGACCTTGCCGGTCCGCCCGTCGATGACGTGGACGCCGCAGGCAATGCACGGGTCAAACGACCGGATGATGCGCACCACGTTGATCGGGTTCTCGGTGTCCGGCACCGGCGCCCCGATGAGAGACTGCTCGTACGGGCCTTTGACGCCGTTCTCGTCCCGGGGTCCGGCGTTCCAGGTGGACGGCACCACCATCTGGTAGTTCTTGATACGGTGATTCTCGATCTCCACCCAGTGGCCAAGAGCGCCGCGGGGAGCGTCCCACACGCCGAAGCCCTTGGCGTTGCGGGGCACCGCCTTCTCGTTCATGCCCACCAGCGGGCCGGCGGTCCTGAGTTCGATCAGCCGGTCGATCCAGGCAATCCCCTGGTCGACGATAGACTTGGTAATCAGCGCGCGGCACAGGTGCCTGGCCACGACGCCTTCACGGCCGCCGGCTTTGAAGAAGTCCACCAGCGCCGGGAATTTGTTGACCAGGCCCCGGGCCAGCGGGCCGACTTCCATCGGCTTGCTGCTGTACCTCGGGGATTTGAAATAGGAGTAGGCGCCGGACTTGTTCAGGTTGAACTCGGTCACCCCGGCCGAAGGATGCAGAGCATTGGTGCCGGCCGGGTAGTTGTACCAGGAACTGGTGACGGACTCGGTGATCTTGGAGTAATCCACTGGGGCTACATTTATCCCGGCGATGTCGGAAAGCGTGCCGCGGGCGCCGGAAGCGTTGACAACGCCGCCTTTGAACAGGTGGTTTGATCCACCAAAGGAAATGTCTTCCGTCTTAGCCGCGCCGTCCTGCGGCAACATCGGGTAGGCTAAATAGTTGCCGTCAGTGGCGCCGATGGCCAGCTTGGCCAACGGGAAAAGCGGGCCAGTGCCGACAGCCAGCACGTCCGGCAGGTAAACGTTATCGACGAACTCTTTCTGCTCCATCCATAGTTCGCGCAAAGCGAGCAGCTGTTCTCGTGATGGCGTTGCGACACAACCGCCGACCATGACGGTGTTGGGATGAGGCTGGATGCCAGTGATGAAATTCAGCATCTTCTGGGACTTAGCCTTCATCTCGATGGCTTTGATGTAATGAGAGACCAGCGTGGTCACCGTGTCCGGGTCGTTGACGGTGAAGGCGTCCGGTTCATAGCGGGGGGTGAACGGCGAGGTGTCACCCTTGACCACCAGCCCGACGATTTTGTCCTTGATGCCGAGCAGTCCCGGATCGCTCCCTTTATAATTGGCGATAGCCATGATATCCAGGTAGTCTAGGGCGGATAAGACATAGAAATGAACGTAGTGGTCGTGAACGTAATAACCAGCGCAGAAGACGTTGCGCATCAGCCGTCCGGCTTCGGTCAGTTCGATATCGAAGGCATCTTCCAGCGCCTGCGCCGAGGCGATGGCGTGGACGCCTTCGCAAACGCCGCACAACCGGCTGGTGACGTACGGGGCGTCCCAGGGGTCGCGGTTCTTGAGCAGAATTTCGATGCCGCGCGCCATGGTGCCGGCTGACCAGGCATCGGTAATGACGCCGTTGTTGACTTCGACTTCTATCCTGAGGTGACCTTCAATTCTGGTTAACGGGTCAACGACTACTCGGGTCATTCTAGAATTCCCTTTCCAAGCATATTTTGAATCTTCACTCCAGGGATACTACTTTACGCCGAAGTCATAGTCGTGGGCGTAGAGGGGGCTGGTTTCCTGATAGAACTCAGGCTGGGAACAGGCGACGCAGGGGACCCCCGCCTGGATGCAGTAATTGGACCGCTGATTCCACTGGCGTTCCCAGCAATCCTGGAAGGCGATCGGTCCCTTACAGCCCTTGAGAATTAGACACCGTCCCTGCTGGGCCGGGTCTTTGAAATCGGTAACGAAGCGCCGGGCTTCAAACTGGCCGCGGCGGGCGCAGTTGTCGTGCTGCAGCTTTCCATAGAAAGCTAGCGGCCGATGGTAATTATCCATTTCCGGCGCTTTGCCGAAGGTTAGATAGTAGACGATGGTGGCTACCAATCGCTCATTATGCACCGGGCAGGTCGGCAGGTTGATGACCGGCTTGTTGCCGACATCGTCGAAGACATGATGAAGTTCCTTACCGCGGAAGAGGTAACCCACGGCGTCGGTCGGGCCGGAGCGCGGAATGCCGCCAAAAGATGAACAGGCTCCGACGTTGATGATCACCGCTGCGTTTTTAGCCGATTCACGCACAATATCGACGAAGGTTTTCCCTGCGATGGTGCAGAATTTGCCGTTCTGGGCAAGGGGAATAGCACCCTCGATAACCAGAACGTAACCCCCGGCTTTAATAGTGTCGGTAAGGGCTTTGTCTGCCTGGTGACCCGAGGCGGCCATTGCCGTCTCGTGGTATCTCAAAGAAATGGTGTCGAGGAGAATCGAGACTGCGGAAGGCTCAAGATTATTGAGGAAAGACTCGGTGCAGCCGGTGCAGCCCTGGCCTTCGAGCCAGATGACCGGAGGTTTAGCCGGGGCGACCTGCTCCAATGCCTCGACAATCCGGGGATTCAGCGCCTGGCTCAGTCCCATCGCGGCTACAGTCAAGCTGGCTATCTTGACAAAATCCCGGCGGTTCAGTTGAGGCCTGGTTAAAGTTGCGAGATCCATTCTATCTCCTGTAGCGGGAGGCATCCCGCGGTTATTTTGTGGGAACTTACGGGGTTTCCTTTAACCATTTTGCAACCAGGTCACGTCGTTCCTTGTCCAAATTCTGCCCGGACTGATGAGCGGAGATGAAGGTGCTGAGCCTGGCTTCAGTGGTGAAGTTGGTGATTTGGTTAGGAGTGATATTGGGTCCGGCCAACCCGCCCTGGCGGAAAGCGCCGTGACACAGCGAGCAATTGGCGGCGTAGACCGCCGCCGGGTCGATCGGACCGGTTTGTGGTGGAGGGGTGACAGAGTTTGTTTTAAGGTAGTTCGCGAGCGAGTTGCGAAGCGGTTCGGCCATACCCACCCCGGTGAAATGGACGCTGAAAAAGGAACTCAGGAATGAGGCGCTGAAGTTGCTCACGTCGGTGAGTGCCGGCGCCACACCTCCCTGACGGTTGGTGCCGTGGCAGGATGCGCATTTACTGGAGTACAAGAGGGTTGCGTCCACTCCGGCTACTGTCGGTAACAGCGTCCCGTCTGCTGTCGTTGGCGGGGGAGTTGTGGTTGCGGTCGGCTCAGTTGTCGACCCGGTGCAGCCGCCGATTCCGAGTACCGGCAATACAAGCACCAGCAGAGCCACAATAGTTCCGGGAATGATACTGACCTTCGAGTCGTGTTTCCGCAAAGCCAGCCTCCTTGAAGAGATAAATGAATGATAGAGCGTGGGCTTGAACTAGTCAAGATAAAAATAATAACGTACTAGTACTGCTTAAACGTAAATAACATAGATTGGACATTACTGTTTAATTACTCATAACCTTCCCGGAAGATCGGGTTATGCAGAACCTGCACGAAGTTGATCTTTACCCCCGGATCACGATTACGCTGGTCTATCGGCCTCGTTCTCGGTGGGCTTTGCCGCATTCAGGTGACAGACGCCGACCACTTTTTGAACTGGTATGACGAAAGCTATGCCTGATCCTGGTTCATCCAACTCGCACGTATTAATAACGCTGTCCAGAATCGCTTGGGTCTTGTTTGGATAGGTAACAGACAATACGATTTCTTTTTCAGGCTCGATCGGAATACCCAGGATATTTTGCTTTTCTTCGTGGATACCTACCCCGCGTCCCATGATTATGGTTCCGCCTTCCGCGCCTGCTTTCATCGCGGAACGCATCGCCTGTTCTCCCCATCCTTTGTTGACAATGGTGATGATTAACGATCCGTCGCTCATTCTAGTTGCCTCCTGTGACGCTTTTATTTCTGATGATGATACCGAGCACCATTACTGAAATGATTGGGGCCAGAGCTATCAGAGCCACCAAGCCCAGGCCATAAACTGCGGCTTCTCCGGAACCGGCGGCTGAGGCTAGACCGAGCCCAAGTCCCAGCAGAAAGGTGTTGGCGACGGGACCGGTGGCAACACCGCCGGCGTCAAAAGCAATCGAAATATAGGCAGGCTGAGTAAATCTGAGAAGCAAGAGAACTATAAGGTACCCTGGGATCAATATGTATAAAATGGGAATACTGTAGATGATCCTTGCCATTCCCAGAGCGACAAACCCACCGACGCCGAAACAGGCGGAAAATAGAATCAGTGATGCCCTGATCGAACCGGCTGATGTTTTTTCGACCTGATTGCACAGGACGCGGACAGCCGGTTCACTTCTGGTTGTCACGAAGCCGAGGATAAAACCGAGGGGAATCACCAGCCATCGGTGATCCATGGTATCAAATGCCTCGCCAATGGCATATCCAAAAGGCAGGAATCCTTCCTGGACCCCGAACAGGAACAGCAGCAGTCCCGTCGCCGAAAGCAAAGCGCCTTTTAGTAGGTTCAATAAATACCTCGGCGGCAACCGAAGGAAAAAGGTTTGGAAAACGAACAATACAAAAAGCAAGGGCAAGACCGCCTCAACCACACCCCTTGCGGTGATGATGAAAGTCTGCCACAGATCCAGCAGATTCAACCGGTAATTATCCCCATGATCATTACCGCGATGATAGGGCCGATGGAAGCAAAACCGATCAGGCCAAAGCCGTCTGAGACCGGTGAACGGCCGGCCAAGACCGAACTGAAGCCAATCCCCAGCGATATGACGATCGGGGCGGTCAGCGCTCCGGTAGTCACGCTTCCTGAATCGAAGGCCAGCGGAACAAAGTCAGCGGGCGTCAAGACGGCCAGGATAATAACCACCAGATAGCTGGCGGCTAACAAATAAGCCATTTTGATCCCAGCCAGGATGCGCAGCATGGCCAATACGGTAAACACCGCCAGCCCGATACCAATAATATAAACCAGAGAATTGCCGTTTATCTCCCCACCGGAAATCTCTTCAGCTTGCATCGAAAGCACCAGTACATCAGGTTCGGCAATGGTTGTACTGAAGCCGATTAAAAAGGCCACCGCGGCGATCAGCCAGATAGACCGGCTTTGGATTAAGCCGGAACCGACCAAACGGCCGGCCGGCAGGATGCCTATTTCGATACCAAGGAGGAACAACACGATCCCGGCGATAACCAGTAACGTGCCGATAACGAATCTGAGGAATAGGACGCCCGAAGCTTGGACAAACACCACCTGCAAGAGAATAATAACGACGATCAGCGGCGCGGTCGCCTTAACAACCCCGATCAGTGTCTCTCTAAAAAGGTTGCCCAAGTCCTATTGTCCTTTCGGGGGTGGTTGGTTGGGTTCAACCCAGGCTCTTGAGGGGCGCTCGCCACCGGGTAACAGCCA
Proteins encoded in this region:
- a CDS encoding DUF1538 domain-containing protein, which codes for MGNLFRETLIGVVKATAPLIVVIILLQVVFVQASGVLFLRFVIGTLLVIAGIVLFLLGIEIGILPAGRLVGSGLIQSRSIWLIAAVAFLIGFSTTIAEPDVLVLSMQAEEISGGEINGNSLVYIIGIGLAVFTVLAMLRILAGIKMAYLLAASYLVVIILAVLTPADFVPLAFDSGSVTTGALTAPIVISLGIGFSSVLAGRSPVSDGFGLIGFASIGPIIAVMIMGIITG
- a CDS encoding hydrogenase maturation protease — encoded protein: MEETAATLILGVGNVALGDEGFGIHVARRIKEIGVSDNVKVEAGGVAGFDLLGLLPGVERLVIVDVMDADMPAGEIGWFELDEDFKSAEASKLSFHQVGVVELLQIAGVIGLKPKVEFLVTRPMLMEWSFELSADVQQAADKAVQHLQRLFPRRAA
- a CDS encoding DUF1538 domain-containing protein produces the protein MNLLDLWQTFIITARGVVEAVLPLLFVLFVFQTFFLRLPPRYLLNLLKGALLSATGLLLFLFGVQEGFLPFGYAIGEAFDTMDHRWLVIPLGFILGFVTTRSEPAVRVLCNQVEKTSAGSIRASLILFSACFGVGGFVALGMARIIYSIPILYILIPGYLIVLLLLRFTQPAYISIAFDAGGVATGPVANTFLLGLGLGLASAAGSGEAAVYGLGLVALIALAPIISVMVLGIIIRNKSVTGGN
- a CDS encoding c-type cytochrome, which encodes MRKHDSKVSIIPGTIVALLVLVLPVLGIGGCTGSTTEPTATTTPPPTTADGTLLPTVAGVDATLLYSSKCASCHGTNRQGGVAPALTDVSNFSASFLSSFFSVHFTGVGMAEPLRNSLANYLKTNSVTPPPQTGPIDPAAVYAANCSLCHGAFRQGGLAGPNITPNQITNFTTEARLSTFISAHQSGQNLDKERRDLVAKWLKETP
- a CDS encoding hydrogenase small subunit: MDLATLTRPQLNRRDFVKIASLTVAAMGLSQALNPRIVEALEQVAPAKPPVIWLEGQGCTGCTESFLNNLEPSAVSILLDTISLRYHETAMAASGHQADKALTDTIKAGGYVLVIEGAIPLAQNGKFCTIAGKTFVDIVRESAKNAAVIINVGACSSFGGIPRSGPTDAVGYLFRGKELHHVFDDVGNKPVINLPTCPVHNERLVATIVYYLTFGKAPEMDNYHRPLAFYGKLQHDNCARRGQFEARRFVTDFKDPAQQGRCLILKGCKGPIAFQDCWERQWNQRSNYCIQAGVPCVACSQPEFYQETSPLYAHDYDFGVK
- a CDS encoding nickel-dependent hydrogenase large subunit — its product is MTRVVVDPLTRIEGHLRIEVEVNNGVITDAWSAGTMARGIEILLKNRDPWDAPYVTSRLCGVCEGVHAIASAQALEDAFDIELTEAGRLMRNVFCAGYYVHDHYVHFYVLSALDYLDIMAIANYKGSDPGLLGIKDKIVGLVVKGDTSPFTPRYEPDAFTVNDPDTVTTLVSHYIKAIEMKAKSQKMLNFITGIQPHPNTVMVGGCVATPSREQLLALRELWMEQKEFVDNVYLPDVLAVGTGPLFPLAKLAIGATDGNYLAYPMLPQDGAAKTEDISFGGSNHLFKGGVVNASGARGTLSDIAGINVAPVDYSKITESVTSSWYNYPAGTNALHPSAGVTEFNLNKSGAYSYFKSPRYSSKPMEVGPLARGLVNKFPALVDFFKAGGREGVVARHLCRALITKSIVDQGIAWIDRLIELRTAGPLVGMNEKAVPRNAKGFGVWDAPRGALGHWVEIENHRIKNYQMVVPSTWNAGPRDENGVKGPYEQSLIGAPVPDTENPINVVRIIRSFDPCIACGVHVIDGRTGKVKVINLQ
- a CDS encoding P-II family nitrogen regulator: MSDGSLIITIVNKGWGEQAMRSAMKAGAEGGTIIMGRGVGIHEEKQNILGIPIEPEKEIVLSVTYPNKTQAILDSVINTCELDEPGSGIAFVIPVQKVVGVCHLNAAKPTENEADRPA